CTGAGGATGAAAGGGGGCGGGTGGAGGATGCGTGCAAAATCTCCGGAAGCCCTCTGCCTCACATTTCCCCTCCTTTATTGTCTTCTTGAGGCTCAGTGCTGGGAACATTATTTCCTTTTGCGTTTATGGAGGGCATGTCCAGGCTCTTTCAGGGGGATTCTCTCAGGACCAGAGATCTGGCTGGACTGGGAGTAGGCCACAGACCGAACCCTGCTCCCTAACTATAGGATATCCAGGTACCTGTATGCCCGCTCTGTAACGTGCCTGTACCTGTGGCCAGAGGGGAGTCCCCTGACCGTGCTGTTGGGGAGCACATTGACCGAGACTGTCGCTCAGATCCAGCTCAACAAAAACGTAAGGTAAGTGTTAGAGGGATCAACCATGGTCACATGGGACTACAAACGCCTGGAACTCTGCACAGCTGTTAGGACAGGACTGAAAAGGGAGCAGAGATCTCAGCAGAGACAATCCTTCCTACTCCACCTCAGATCTTCACCAATAAGTGTGAACGCGCTGGCTGCCGGCAGCGGGAAATGATGAAACTGACCTGCGACCGCTGTGGCCGAAATTTCTGCATCAAGCACCGTCACCCACTGGACCATGATTGCTCTGGGGAGGGGCACCCCACCAGTAGGGCAGGGTAATTGCAACCAAGTTCTCTACTTGCCTTTGGGACCTGAATGAACCTTTGTCATAACAGTTGGGAAGCTTCACCCTATCTCCTTTGGCTAGggagtcttttctttctttttcaagtgCATGTTTTCCAGATCTTTTGGAGGAGCTCCCCTCCTGACTTCCTGGGTCAGGGGTGGGAGGAACTTGTAAGCCGAAGGTGCCTGGAGGCATGCCCAAAGTGTCTCTTCCTACAGACTGGCTGCCATCTCCAGAGCACAAACCCTGGCTTCTTCTACAAAGACCACCCCCAGCCCAAACCAGACCTTGCCTTCGTCTTCCTCTACCAGCAGGTAGGCCTGCCTGtttcccctcccccttttttCCCTTCGCATCTTTGACCTGAGCCTCTTGAATATCTGCCATAGAGCCAAAACTCAGTCTCCAACCCGGACAGCCGCTCCAGTGATTACTTTGCAAAGTGGCTTGGTGAGTGGGGCAGAGGTTGGATGGACAGAAGCAGACCCACAGAGAGTGAAGTCCAAGGCACCtggtcttatttttccttttgcagaGTGAGGATGAGGCTCTGCAACGAGCCCTGGAACTGTCCCTGGCAGAGACCAAACCCCAGGTCCCAAGGTACCTACTCACTGGTAAAAGGGTGGGGTGTGGATGAAGGCTCAGtttggagggagggaggtgggactgCTGTCATCCAATGCAGGATAATAGGAACTTGGGCTCAAAATTAAGTTTTTGAActatatgaccttggacaagttctttggcccattagGGTCTTAATATGTTCAATAAAATAAGGACAATACCAAGATCCTGTAAAAACCTACATGTGAGAATTGAAACAGTACTTAGAAGGGCTCAGCACAGTGATGCCTAACAGAGGAGATGCTCACATTTTAGATACTAATTAAGCTGTTCCTCCCTCCCAGTTCTCAGGAGGAAGAAGACTTAGCTTTAGCACAAGCACTATCGGCCAGTGAGGCAGAATACCGACAGCAGCAGGTATGAGGATGGCGTAGAGATGGGCCCTGTGCTGGGAGTAAGTAAGGAGTTTTCGGGGTAGGGGGGAAGGCAGGGAGGGTGTTCTTCCAAGTGGTAGAGTTTATGATGgtgtttatccttttattttccttatgacTCCACTCATAGCGCATGCTGAGCTCTGCAGTAAGGACTGTCCCTCATTTCCTTGACGTTGCACCctgtcttcctctccttcccttccccttgcTCCAGGCTCAAAGCCGCAGCTTGAAGCCGTCCAACTGCAACCTGTGCTAGGGTCCTGGGcttggggagggaggctcagctgAGGAAGACTGTGGCCCTCGCACCTCTAGGGTCCACAGGGAGAGGAGGCCCGGAGCAGCCAGAGTGAAGACGAAGAGGAGTGACGTGGAGGCCACCTCCAGGGAGCATCTGGAGAAACAGCATGTGGAGCTGAGCCTACAGAGGGCTCTGCTGGCCGCTCCAGCTGCATGGGAGTGAGCCGCTCTGAACTGCTCCCTGGCCAGGTCCCACTCGGCCCCCCTGCATCTTGTCATCCCCCATATACTGGGGCTCCCCTCCATGTatagggggcagggaggggggtcTAGAAACAATAAAGGATGGGCAGTCTGTAAGACAACAAAgtggtgtctttctttctcttttccaatcAAAAACAGAAGAGTCCCATCAAGAATGCTCATCTGACCTGCCGTGGAGGCCTGCTGTAGTTCCCCACACCACAAAGTCAGTGATCCTAACACAGTCCACACTTTTATTTCCCCCACAATGCTCTTCTGAAAGTCCCCGTTCCATCACTGTAGCTAGCACCAAGACCAGGATGAAACATGGCAGGGAAGAGGGATACAGTGTATTCCCATCAGAGCTATCCTTCAGGAAGGAAGTGGCCACAGCTTTTGTCATCATGCCTTAGTCTGGGGCTTGGTGTCTTCAGGGACTTCTTGTCCCTGCTGCTGTAGCTGCCACATGTCAGCATACACCCCACCTCGGGACAGCAGAGCCTCGTGCCTGGGGCAAGGAGAAAAATGTAAGTCCCAACCAACTGTTATTTATACCCCAAGAGTCCTCGCCACCAGTCTGAGATGACAAGGAACTGGTGAGGGAGATCCTTCCAGAAACCCCTGGGATTCCACGACCTTTCCTTGGGGCCCCCACTTCAGAGGTCCTTCCCTGTTTATCATGCTGTGTCCCTTACCGTCCTCGCTCCACGATGCGGCCATCCTTGATGACAAGGATCTGGTCAGCACTGACCACCGTGGAGAGCCTGAGAGGTCAGAGGTCAGTCAGTCACCCACCACGACACCCGAGGGGGGCCCCCACCTGCTGCCTGTCCCATACCTGTGTGCCACCACGATGGTGGTGCGGTTGGCGCAGActttggacagagaagcttggatgGCCCTCTCATTATGGGTATCCAACGCAGACGTTGCCTACAGAGAGGGACTTAGGTAAAACTGTCCCTCCCACCAGATCCCTGGTGGGAGGAGGATGCAAGTGGCTGGCTGAGGCCTCAGGAATCAAAAAGGACCTTGTTTTGCGCTTGAAAACTGTTATGTATTTTTGTAAAACATGCATTTGTGCTGGCTCTCCTACATGAAGAACGGTATTCAGCAGGAATGGCTGGGCACAGGctcagggaggaaggagggggacaAGGCATCTCAGGGCCCTCACCTCGTCCAGCAGAACAATGTCTGGAGCCTTGAGAATGGTGCGAGCGATGGCGACACGCTGTTTCTCCCCACCACTCAGCTTCAGTCCCCGCTCGCCCACCTGGGTATCATACCCTGTGGAAATTGCCCACCTCTCTCAAGTCACATGTACTACACTTGGTTTCTGTGACCAGATGGGCAAGGACGGGGTAGAATGGATGTCAGAGGCAGTAAAAGGCCTGAACTGGGTGGGGGTAGACCCTGAAGGGGAGGCTCACCTTCAGGGAAAGCTGTGATGGTATCGTGGATGCCTGCAGCCTGAGCCGCAGCCTTCACCTCGTCGTTCCCAGCTGTGATGCGGCCGTAGCGGATATTGTTGGCAATGGTGTCATTGAAGAGGACAGTGTCCTGGGGCACGACTCCAATGTGAGACCGGAGAGAGGCCTGGGTCACCTGGGGCCAAAAGACCATATACTCTGGCCTGTGAGATCCCTCCAGGCCTGGAAGGTAGGATGGGCTGGTGGGAAGCACATGAGATGAGAGACTCTGCATGAGAGTCCTGCCTTCACCTCCCCAGACCTCAGCTGcgtgggcaagtcacttaatctctctgtttCCCTGTTGATAGTaaattcattttctctccctGCTGCCCTGGATGGCTGCAGATCTTTGTGCCTCATACGGCATCCTAGGAATCACTCCTATGACTACTTTCCTTATACAGACCATGTGCCGCTAGAAAGGCTGAGGTCTCCTGACCCAGCTTTTTGCAGGGGTGAAAGCTCTTTCTCTACTCCCTGGATGCCCAGCACCCACCATTCTTTCACATATGGGCCCATAAATTATAGTCTTCCCTCGAGCATCCTTACCTGTGAAACATCCTGCCCATCTATTCGGATGCAGCCGGAGCTGATGTCATAGAAGCGAAATAGCAGACGCAAAACTGTGCTCTTCCCCGCTCCCGATGGGCCCACCTGTTGCATGAAAAACAGAGGGagaaaggactttcctggtggtgcagtggctaaaaATCTGCCCACCTGGGcacatgggtttgctccctggtctgggaagattccacatgtctcggAGCACctcagcccatgcaccacaactactgagcttgtactctagagcccgagagccataactactgagcctgcgtgctgcaactcctgaagcccatgtgcctgaagcctgtgctctgtaacaggagaagccaccacaatgagaagcctgtgcactgcaacagagtagctcctgctcactgcagctagagaaagccttcacACAGCAATTAAGAGCcaccacaaccaaaaaaaaaaaaatttttttttaaaaaggaaggaaaaacattCTCAGGCCCATTGGCTTTTAAGGCTTTCTCTCCAAGAGGCCATCAATGTCCATGGAGGCTGCCACATTCAGTCCTGTGACCCAATAAGACACGGCTCTCTGACCTCCACAGCCTGGGTCCCCAGCTACCATGGGCACTGAAATAAGGGAAGCTCAAGGAGTCTGGGTCAGCTGGCTGGGTCTCCTCTCACCAGGGCCAGTGTCTGTCCAGGCATCACGGTGAAGGACACATCCTGCAGGGTCTCCCGCCTGCAAGGAAGGGTGAGCA
The window above is part of the Bos javanicus breed banteng chromosome 2, ARS-OSU_banteng_1.0, whole genome shotgun sequence genome. Proteins encoded here:
- the ZFAND2B gene encoding AN1-type zinc finger protein 2B isoform X2 produces the protein MEFPDLGAHCSEPSCKRLDFLPLKCDACSGIFCADHVAYAQHHCGSAYQKDIQVPVCPLCNVPVPVARGESPDRAVGEHIDRDCRSDPAQQKRKIFTNKCERAGCRQREMMKLTCDRCGRNFCIKHRHPLDHDCSGEGHPTSRAGLAAISRAQTLASSTKTTPSPNQTLPSSSSTSRAKTQSPTRTAAPVITLQSGLSEDEALQRALELSLAETKPQVPSSQEEEDLALAQALSASEAEYRQQQAQSRSLKPSNCNLC
- the ZFAND2B gene encoding AN1-type zinc finger protein 2B isoform X3 yields the protein MEFPDLGAHCSEPSYFLPLKCDACSGIFCADHVAYAQHHCGSAYQKDIQVPVCPLCNVPVPVARGESPDRAVGEHIDRDCRSDPAQQKRKIFTNKCERAGCRQREMMKLTCDRCGRNFCIKHRHPLDHDCSGEGHPTSRAGLAAISRAQTLASSTKTTPSPNQTLPSSSSTSRAKTQSPTRTAAPVITLQSGLSEDEALQRALELSLAETKPQVPSSQEEEDLALAQALSASEAEYRQQQGPQGEEARSSQSEDEEE
- the ZFAND2B gene encoding AN1-type zinc finger protein 2B isoform X1, with amino-acid sequence MEFPDLGAHCSEPSCKRLDFLPLKCDACSGIFCADHVAYAQHHCGSAYQKDIQVPVCPLCNVPVPVARGESPDRAVGEHIDRDCRSDPAQQKRKIFTNKCERAGCRQREMMKLTCDRCGRNFCIKHRHPLDHDCSGEGHPTSRAGLAAISRAQTLASSTKTTPSPNQTLPSSSSTSRAKTQSPTRTAAPVITLQSGLSEDEALQRALELSLAETKPQVPSSQEEEDLALAQALSASEAEYRQQQGPQGEEARSSQSEDEEE
- the ZFAND2B gene encoding AN1-type zinc finger protein 2B isoform X4; translated protein: MEFPDLGAHCSEPSYFLPLKCDACSGIFCADHVAYAQHHCGSAYQKDIQVPVCPLCNVPVPVARGESPDRAVGEHIDRDCRSDPAQQKRKIFTNKCERAGCRQREMMKLTCDRCGRNFCIKHRHPLDHDCSGEGHPTSRAGLAAISRAQTLASSTKTTPSPNQTLPSSSSTSRAKTQSPTRTAAPVITLQSGLSEDEALQRALELSLAETKPQVPSSQEEEDLALAQALSASEAEYRQQQAQSRSLKPSNCNLC